The following nucleotide sequence is from Salvelinus namaycush isolate Seneca chromosome 23, SaNama_1.0, whole genome shotgun sequence.
ATAATGGAAAAGTCTCAGGGGTTTCGAAGGAAACTCCTTTAAACAAATGGTTCATGTAGGCTGGCagtcatacatacacacatttgAAACAATTCCTCCTGCTAATGCATGCCTGCAGTTTCACACATCCCTGTTGCACACACATTGTTTCTGTTCCTTCTCTGAAGAGGCACCTGTTCTACCCTACCTCTTTGTTGGCATCAGCTTGGTTTCCTGTATGCTGTTCAGGGGcacatgcccatagggggcacaaGGGCACGTACCCCATTCGATTTTTCCTGTTGATTTATTCTTCAGATGTTGCATGAATTACTGAACTTAAATTTTTAAGCCCACATTTTATCATAATTATTTATAATATAAGATATATCAGCTGTATTTTGCAGTGGGGGCACAATGACTGGACCAGGCAAAGTGTACCCCCTTATTCTGTGGagatcatttttttatttaactaggcaaggcagttaagaacaaattctaatgacggcctacaccggccaaacccagacgacgctgggccaattgtgtgttcccttatgggactcccaatcacggccggttgtgatgcagcctggaattgaaccagggtgtctgtagtgactcctcaagcactgagatgcagtgccttaggctgctgcgccactcgggagcccctagcAAATGGTTCCTTTCCTGTTGCATCACAGAGTATAGATAGGCAGGACGCTAGATACTGTACTCTGGTGCAgcggtattcaactcttaccctatgaggtccAGAGCCTACTGGTTTTTTGTTCTACCTGATAAGTAACTGCACCCACCTggtttcccaggtctaaatcgGTCCCTGAAAACAAgaagtggaactggctttgaggtccagatttGAGTGTGAGGGCTCTAGTGCGTGCAGACAGTATcgtcagtggaggaggagagtgtCGTGACACACACAGCAGTTGATTTGATTTTAACGGCCAGTGATGGCTAGGACTCGCAGGAGGTAGTCTGTAAATTAGTTTGATCAAGCCATGTAGCCTATTGATTCCttcttgatgaataaataaagcaaaatgttttgttttctctgtaatactagccacctagcaattttatgaagttggctagATATGTTCTGAATCTCCAAACCTCTACCAAAAGCTATCAATCAAGTTGgagtagcttgtctaactatcttagctggcatgcctgctggcaaggttgctagactttagaaaagcaaccAATTGGTAAATGTACAGAACAACATTCACATTAATTTCTatattttacccagattttagcagagatgcagaaaataatattttgtttcttaaaaaaaaaaagaaacaccaGTCAGGAGGTATGCTTTAGATATATAGAAAAAGACTTTGTTTAAATGTAATCTGTCACTTTATGATATGTTATTTGTGTATTAATTATGATGCCATGATATATGCCTGTATTGATGATGTGTGTTATCATTCCATGTACTGTATGGTAATTTGGATGTAAAATCCTAGGCATGTTTGTGCAGTATATTGAGGTGTGATTTACAACAGTCAGAATGACTCCCTCATTAAAATGACAATTGAACAAAtgaagaggtatgcttagataactTACGcagaaaaatatacatattttttttacatagactTAGGCATAATGAATATGGAGATATTGTAGGAAAATGTTAGAAAAATGCTACATTCtcaaattccccccccccccccccccctccatcctccGAAAATAATCGGTGCATGACGCACGCCCCTGATCCTGTTTATTTGCAAATTAAAAAGACCGCGAAATCGGtcatgtgaagaaaaaaaaatgactCAATTCTCTTTTCGTCTATTTCACACGTcacattttcacacacacacacacacacacaaacaaagaaaaacacttaaatacacacatgcacatcCACCAATAGAGAAATGATGTAGCTATTTAGACCAGTACCAGTGACAAGTGCCACAGGAGGCGACTCTAAACAAAGGGCAGAGCAGTTAGACGGACCAGTAATGTCATGATGTtaaatgtgtgtgcatgctaATTGGTTTCATTTATCCTATCTGGCAGCCATGACAGTAATGGGATTAGAAAGCCTGGATATAGCCTGTCTTCCCCAATCCCAGCAGGGCTCAACACACAACAGCAGCAGTTTCAGCCCATGGCCTTAAAGAGATAAGTGTTTAGTCTATGGATGAACCCTAGAGACAGATCTCGCTCTATCTCCTCTCTCGAGCTGGCACTGGCTCCCCAGACaagtaccgtgtgtgtgtgtgtgtgtgtgtgtgtgtgtgtgtgtgtgtgtgtgtgtgtgtgtgtgtgtgtgtgtgtgtgtgtgtgtgtggcatgtaGGGAGGGAGTGAGTCACATTACCTATATAACATTGACATGCATTGCAATTAGGGCTGtcaatttataaaaaaaaacaatgtaatcaagTTAACTGCAGGATTTGCTGTGATTAATCACAAATTCCAAATGTTCTCAAATTGAGCTGTAATTGAAGATTTTTTTTATACAAACAGCATTACATGAATATTAGGCTAGTGCCCAATCCTCAAAAAGGGCGTTTGTTTTTTGAGATACCCCTAACCGAGGtaggacaaaacacaaacatgttTTCTTCACATCTCTAATGTCTCCCATTTATGAAATGGATGGTGGTGAAAAAATATTTTACTGCAAAAGTGGTTAAATTAATAAATATTGTGACACACCACCTAAACTCAAACAGTGCAGAATAATCCTTAGTTGGAGGGAGGGGTTGTGGGCCACATAAACTCATGTAACCCAATTATACAAGCTCTGATATTGCTAAAACCCTACACACATAAATAAACCTGTTAACAAAGAGATACAATAGGCTAAAATATCAACTATGAATATTTATAATGAATGTAAGCTTTACTTTTTAGTCGCTGAATAATAGACTATTTTCCAAGTCAAATTTGTTCAGTGCTGTATGGTCCTGCCTGACAAAAATACATGCAGTTGCATGTTTTTTTTATGTTGTGGCTATTGTAATCTAATCAGCTCTAAGGGAAACAAGTGAGCTGAGACAGTGAGTGAAAACAGTCACTTCTTTTCAGTCACAAGGTTCCTCTGGATtttatactgagcaaaaatataaacgcaacatgcaaaaatgtctACATTTTCCGGAGTTACagttctatggatttcacatgactgagaatacagatatgcctctgttggtcacagataccttaaagaaaAGGGCATGGATCAAAAAAACAGTATCTGTTGTGGACACCATCTGACttatgcagcgcaacacatctgtcccactcctcttcaatcgctgtgcgaagttgctggatattggtgcatactggaacagagcatcccaaacatgctcaattggtgaAACTGCTGGTGAGTACGCAGGcatggaagaactaggacattttctgctttcaggaattgtgtaccgATCCTTGcgattatcatgctgaaacatgaggtgatgtcggcggatgaatggcacgacaatggggcTCAGGATCtggtcacggtatctctgtgcgttCAAATTACcagcaataaaatgcaattgtgttcgttggccgtagcttatgcctgcccataccataaccccattgCCACCATGGGGCACCTGAACTGGACTTGCATGTGAAGAATGATCTCTCATGCTCTGGCGACTCATGCATTGGTCGGGGAAACTGTTCATCCCTATAAGGACGTAATACCATCTAGGCAAACAAGAGGCCCCTTAGGATGGTCAAACAAACAAACACGCTGTATGTGATGGTGTATGGTGGCTGGGGATTGACTGTGTCATAGTGGTCTTTGTGCACCATGCGTGACCAGTTCCACCACCTCTGCAACCCCTGTACTTCCCATAAAAGCTCAAGGATTTTCTTCtaatgtatacagtatgtgtgtggagATGTGCTCACGTCCCTCATAACCAATGCTTCATAGTCATGGTCTATGACCTACACTCTAAGTGGTCTCTAGGCAACCTGAGTCACCCTCACAGGTTCTGtcactctcctcatctcctgctgggcctgccccagaccgtaaTTATAGCCAACTACCCGCAGTAAATATCGGCCAAATAATCATCCAACCCGACTTCCAAAGGAATATAGGAATATGTATGACGTGACCTGCAGGACCACATTCAacattaaaatgtaaataaactacaACCACAGGTCAATTAGGTGTTGGAAACATCTAAGGGCAGGTCTGTTTGTGACAGCCCTTCCACAGACAACCAGACAACGAACCATTCCGCTACTGCAGTATCCCCAGCATCAGTCAGGCTGATGGGTCTCGTTGGCATGCAAGCTGCATCTGCTGAGTGGCTGCGGCAACTTTTGTAGAACCGAAAACGGATCACCACACAGTGCCCTGCCAGTCATACAGGAAGGATACGGCCCTTGTCTCTGTAGCTTTCCCAGAATGACCAGTTAGCTGTGCAACCcggtcaggccccagaactacaaccactactggaTACTTTGTATCTTACCCCTTTTTTGGACACACTCATGTCCTGGTCACCTCATAAGACTTTGAATGAATCTTGCACACTTAGTTTCACTGGGGGGAAATAGGGGAGATGTTAGAGCTGTACATGCACTGCTAGAGTGGCTGACTGTTGTGGTTGCAGGCTGCTTTCCTGTAAATTGGTTACACTACTACGTGCTTGTGTCGTGAGAAATGAGGAGCACATCAAAAAGCTAGTTGGCTTCAGCTATTCAAACCCAATTTCAGGCAAGGCAGTGGCACTCATAGTCCTAGTTATACCGAAAGCTGTATGAAACCTTTTTTAAAGACAGAATACCACAATGCAAAAATAAACCAGGGCAATTTATATGCAGGCGAAAGTGTTTGAGCGTAATTACGTTGGCCATATTGGATTCagaatcaaatgtattttcacCAAAACAGTCTTTATGGGCATGAGTGTTGTACACAATTCTGAAAGAAATGCCTCTCATCAGCAAAATGTATATTGACACAAGATTTGACCATCAAATGGTATTATGGCAGCCATATTggacattggagaaaaacaagctttaCATTTTGGGTGTTCATGGGgcgtgacagttgaactaagctcatgaggcatttctaagtaaTATTCTGCAACAATCAAGGGTATATATaacattaatttataagtccacaAATGCATGTAcagtagcaactacagattgcctcttTAAGTCTATCAAATGTGCACAAGTTTCAACATGTGTCCATTAGTCCTATGGGTTTTAGTTATTTTTTAATCAGCacaaattagattgagcaataaaagccccactcgTGGTCTTCTTAAATGAAACTTGTTTTTGACCGTATGGAACACAATACCACAGAGGATTAAAGAAGGTAGGAACTCCCTcaaacttttattccataggctgggatctgcactatgcagctgttacgagagtgcatttttcactggctgtctaCAGGTCGCAAAAACAATGATTGGTAGGCtgcccaaactcggtcctggggtccccccctgggtgcacgttttgtttttttccctagcactacacagctgcttcaaataatcaaagcttgatgatgagtttgaaATCAGATGCATAGTCCCAAAAAGTTTTCGGttgtaagcaagaatcaggaaaatagagttatggtcagatttgccaaacggagggcgagggagagctttgtgtgtgtttctgtgtgtggagtaaagttgatctagagtttttttcgcctatagttgcacatgtgacatgctggtagaattAAATTCACCtgccactaggagtgccacctCTAGAttaacattttcttgtttgcttatggccctgtAGAGCTAGTTGagagtggtcttagtgccagcatcgggttggggtggtaaatagacagctacaacaAATATCGATTACAACCAACAACCAAAAATGCCCGGGCAAAAACCTGATGTAATGTAAAATCAACATCCATTTTTGGTTGTCAACAAAACTGTCTTTATAGCttgaatccttagttgctacatccatttttggactcacaCATTAATAATATACCCCATGATTCCTGGACGTatgtaacttataaatgcctcatgattCTATCTTTAGGGCTGTATTCAATTGGTATCGCCAAAAGCATTGCGGAAGATCCGTGTTAAAAAGTGACACATGCAGCGTTTACCGCGAATGCAGTTTCTGCTACCATGGGAACGTTGCCTTTTGACATTAACTGTCGATCCTGTTATGAAGTGGATCTTCGGCGGTACGGATTGAACAGAGCCCTTGAAGCTGGAATCCGTAGAAGGGGAAAGAACGCCACTGTTCACCCCAGcgtctttgttttgttgatgaaatGACGATGGCAGTTTCACCAACTACAGACCTCAGTTTCAGTTTGCGCCGACTGTATACTCCGACTTGTCAATGTTGAAAACGCTACAAGTGTTCCCTATAACGCACAACACTCTGTGTGATCAGTAATAATTGCACATTGATTGGAACCAACTGTGAGAGTGGCGTGGCAGGGAATCTGTCAGTTGTCACTGGTATGTTCATTGTAGCTGCTCCATATCACATTTGGCAGTAATGGAAGACGTGGCATTGAGGTACAATAGATTCGCTTTTAACTTGGATCTGAAGTACTTATCTTTTGGGATTTCTGTTTTCTATTGTCTACTCCTCTAGAAGCTTAGTGCTTAGTTGTATCTCGCAGGATTGCTGTCGGGGTACAATATACTCATGTTTAAGGGCGCTTGTCATTGATAGTACCAACACACACTCTAAGACCTTGGTGTTCTTCAGTCACAGGGAGAGCGAAGGTTTTCCACGTTCGTCTTTGAAAGCGAATAGCTTGTTGTGCTTTCTTCGTGTAGCGTAGCAATACGATTTCAGTGTTTTTACTAGGGTTGCGAAAttccagatttcctgcttattttCACCCGATTCCGGGAGCCCTCCAATCGGGATTTCCGAGGGGAAAAAAccccagggaatttattgaaatttcttggaattttgcaaccctatttTTTACACAGATCTGTGTGGAGTGAATGGGACAGCGGTTAGCCTTCAGAGAGCGCTGCAGAGATCCTCCGACGAACATGATCGACGGTGTGTGTACAAGTGTGTATGCAAGCCATAGTTGACATGAAGAGACTTGGGGAGACGTAAGGGGACGAGCGTCTTCGAAAGTGTCTCCTAGCATACACGGTCACACAAAACATGCATATCAAGAAGAGTATCATAACTGTATGTTCCACAGAGTGCCAATCCTTTGGTATTGTTTACAAACTGCTCATTGGTCAAGTGTTTTCTATACATACAGCCATTTTATGTAGCATGATCATATACAAGCGTCAGCTGGattaatctctcgtggacagatgaAACGGCGCAAATCTGTCAGGGCTCATGTAGAATTATGTGATTACGAGCAGCAGTAGTTCCTGGTTTTCATCATTGATTTTATGTAACGGTGCAGTGATTTTCAAGCCCGTGTGCAGTGATTTTCAAGGCCGTGTGCAGTGATTTTCAAGCCCGATTTTCAAGcccaaagtcaaaattgtctatgtcataaaaattcatgaaaacaaacattttcttTTTTTGGCCATGATAAACACCGGTGAAATTAGCGGAAGGGAGGGCTTTGGCCTCAAGTTTCAGTTTTCTAGGGAGGAGACTTCACTTCCTTCATTTGCAAAAAGGTCATCACAATTGTTAATGGAGTTTCCCCAGAAGTAGAAGAGGACGTGACAAACTTTCGATCATTTTACTTCTGGGTAAACGAGATAAGGTCTGCATCTATGGGGTAAAGTCACATatgcatttattttttataattttacaTCTGTCACATGTTCAAAACGCCATTCACCTCGGCCATTTGTGCCTGGGTGCTAGAGGGCTGCGTTCATTGACTAGAAAATAACATGATTTTGCTACAGTTGATACATAACTTAGCACATTGCTTTCACAAACGTTACGCGTAGAAATAAGGGGTTAAGTCATCTAATATTGTTCCATAATTTGGTGAGAAATATCAAGGACCCTTAGACAGACGAGATTGGGTTTCAATGGTGGGGCTTCATTTATAAAGATCCTAGAACGACATGTTGTGTTTGCAAACGAAACTCACTAATGGATCATACATAATTTATGAGTTGTTTCCCGGACACAGCTTCACAAACAGAGTAAGCAAACGGAACACACCCGCGGCTTTTTGAGAAATAGGACCTAGTTTGCTATCTTGAGTTAGTTCTATTTCTGCAGAATGTTCACAGTCTCCAAAACTAACACAGTCTGCATATCTTTCCTTGGCATCATGTCCAACAAAGCTCTGGCACTGAGACAGACCAATAGTGATTCAGTGAAGTAAAGAGAGGAAATTACACTGGAAATTACATTTTTTGCTCTGTGAAAGTACCTTATCTCTAGGAGAGGGGTGTTTCCTTCTGTAAACAGGCTGTCCCCAGCCCTCATGAAACCAATTCAATATGACAGATAAATCTGTGTGTCTCATTTCAAGAGTTTAGTCCCCGTGAGCAGCTCAGAATCAGAGCAAGCATTGACATCAAAGCCTACTGTTCCCACCAGTAAAATGCCAACCACTCAGCCCGCTACCGTATCGACGGGCACCGTGGGAGCTTTATTGACGAGCAGCATGCTATGATGGGAATCAATCAACACCATTCCACACATAGCGAGAGAACCTACAATTCCAACAATGTCCCTCTTTAACTTACTCCACTGTCAGAGCTGAGAAGGTCACAAAAAGGATTGCCACTGAGAAGTGATAATTGAACCCTCCGTTTGGTGGACAAAGAATGTGGTGGCCCGATTGTGTTCCAAAATCAATGGAGTCTGGACTGTGTCTGGAACCCGACCGTTCCTGTCAGATTTAGTTACAGATCTTCTCTTCTCGGCTCTTATCAGCGCTGAGCAGATAGAACAAACTTCACCTCTAATAAATTAGTACCATCTCAACGGCATTCATGCAAACACTGTTATATTGGTTTGGAGTAAATGATTTCATTATAAACTTTCCTTCTCACCACTGGTTATTGGATTTGCCTCATGAGACCTACTGATATTAGTTTATGATGGCGTTCCTCCAAGTAATCAAGCAGGACTGAAATGACCTTGATTGGCAGCGATATTCAAATAAACAGTTTGAAGGCAGTGGATGATATCACGTTGCTCATCAATAAGTCGTGAAATACTCAATGCTTCTGATTAGACAGGTTGATTACAAAGGCATTGCAGTATGGCGATTGGTGACCTCTACGTGGCTTTACGGCTAATCATCCTCAGTCAGTGGAGGAATGTGTATTCTTGTGATGTATCATAAAAGGAGCCGAGCAGCTGCCAGATGATGTCGACGTTCCTCTGGGGGAAAAAGGTCATTGTAAGCTCAGAGGCACGGTTATGTGGGGGGAGGGTGGGGgtaaagaaggaaggaaggagaagcAGTCAAGAGAAAGTATCCAAGGTTTCAGCTTCTCCGGGACCAGCAGTGGAATCTTTTTATGTTTTGTTTATCTGACAGAAGATGGATATCAGATGGTAAATGTCTCAATCTTtcctcacactttctctctcgctttctctacTTTTACCTTCTTTCTCATCCTGTTTCTCTGGTTTTCTTTCCCTCCCcgtctctgtcctttctctctttttctttcctgTCTTCCCCTATCCCCCccctctctattttctctctcccttttccagtatctctctatatctctccctTCCGCCTAGCTCTCTTTGTCCCTCGCATTTAAACACCACTCAAGTCATCCCTTCACACACAGAAGGATTATCAGAGAGAGACAACCATGTGTGGTTCTCGCAACACAAGCTCCAAAGAAAACGCCCATCCCTCTCTGTAACTGCAGCAACAGAGATATGACATCGCCGTTTTAATTATTGGCGTGTGGGGCCATCTGTGTTACCAGCTGTAGATTACGGACTACGTGTCCGTTTTAATTGCGGCTCCGTTTGCTGTATTTTGTAGTATGTTAGCTGTCAGTGAGGCGGATTGGAGCCGTGCTCTCCGTGAGCCACAGCGTCTCCAGAGTTTTCTGTTCAGCTTTCCTCATCAGCACCAGAGCGCTCTTATCCAGACCGTAAGGACCGTAGGGACCACCACTAGGATGGGAACCATGAGCCCTACAAATACCCTACCCTACTGTCAACCTGGGCACAGAGGGACTATGTCCCATCCCCACAGCCACATCCCACTCCTTCATTAAAGCGGGGGCCTATAGGGATCTCTCATGTTCAGAACATGAGTTAAAAAGATGTACTGACTCAGTTGATGAGGAAGTACATTATTTTCCTGTGCTGTATTTTTGTTCTCTTTTTATATTTTACCttgagggactgagagaggaacTGATTTGACCCATAATGGAATTATACGTGTAAACGTAAGAAAAACATATGCAAATCTGGGTAGCTTCCTTTTTTGTTTATTGGATGAACATTGTCAACATGTCTTCAATGTCCAGTACTGTGTTTTCTGGGATTTCAACACCAGCATTGTTTACTACATAGATTTTGTTTAGGATAAATATGAAATTGAACAATGTTCTCATTTGTCGGTCCACAAAACAGGCAAATTAGAATATAAAGGTTCATTTGTAAACCAAGCATCTATCAATAAAAACCTGTGGCAGACCTGAAGAGATACAAGGGCCCTTCAAGCGGAACGACCCTGTAACATAAAGCCAGAACAGACAGCCTTTGAAAGGATTTTCCATACCAATGAGGACAGGCATTAATAGAAAGGTCCAATTAAAAGAACATGATGCATATGAATGAACATCCAACCTCATCACCAAGCAGGATATTAGAAAAACTACACAAAGGCTACAGTCCTTTTCTTTGAACAATTTAAGGACAACCTGATTGACTGATTGTCCATGAAAGTGGGTTGATATGAAAGAACATGTTATTGAAGTCACACAGACAAACATGCTGTCCTTTTGACAATGTGCACGGAAGGGATTTACTGCAATAGATGAAGGGCATACATACAACAGACACGCTCAcagttacatgtaatctgattaccaaaaaaaactgtaactgtaatcAATTACGTTACCAGCAagaatattgtaatcagattacagatacttttgaaaaactagatgattacttcttagattacttttaaactcagaaaGGATGTTGTTTTCTCAATGGTATTCAATTCAGTATTGAAAAAGCAtcagtttgttccacctgagcgagtcagGGATCACtacgatgacacaccaaatgcgtttgatggatcctttttgtcttcttccaatgcctcttaaagggaaagtaatccaaaagtaacagAAAGGGAGTTTGGGTAAttcaaaagttacgttactgattacaattttagacaggtaactagtaactgtaaatgattacatttagaaagtaacctacccaaccctgaacACAAACACTGTATGTAATCAGATCATGTTTGTATGTGTCTTCCATGTTACTGCGATGAcggaactgtctctctccctttgactCTTTCTGTTCCCACAGCAGCACAGTCTCATGTCCTCCCTTACCCCGTTACTGACCAGCACATACAGCACTGGGTCCACCACACTGTTCAGGCTGGACAGGGCCAGCGTGCACGAGAAGGGGAAGTGCATGATCTCCTCAAACTCACAGTACCTCTGTTCTTCCATATAGTAGTAGGCCAGGGAACGGGTCAGCAGGAGGAGATGGTAGGGGGCGAAGCACACAGAGAAGATCCCCATCACCCCGAAGGAGAGCAGCCGTACCTTCCTCTTAACCTGCTCCCCCAGCCCCTCGCTCTGCTTCACCTGGCCCAGGATCCTCCAGTAACAGAGCCCCAGCACCAGCAGGGGCAGCAGGAAGCCGATGCCCACCCGCAGCAGGTTGAACAGGACCACGGGCTTTGGCATGGGGTAGGTCTCGTAGCAGCGGTCCTTGTCGTCGTGGGTGTCCTGCAGGTTGTCCTTGAACAGCACCAGGCCGTGTGCGGACATGACAGCCACGCACACAACCAGACACAGCACCCAGGCGTAGCGTATGCTGCGGAAGGCCTTGGTCCTCAGGGGGTAGGTGACGGCCAGGCAGCGGTCCACAGAGATGCAGCACAGCAGGTAGATGCTAAGGTACATGTTGGAGTAGTAGAAGAAGCCGGCCACGCTGCAGGAGAGACTGCCCAGGCTCCAGTGGTGGTCCTGGTGGTAGTAGTTGATCCAGAGAGGCATGGTGAGGATATAGAGTATGTCAGACAGGGACAGGTTGAGCAGGAATACCCCAAGGACGTTCTGGCTGCGGACCTGCTGGACGATGGGGCCAAGGGTCAAGAGGTTAAAGGCCAAGCCCAGGATAAAGGCCAGGATGTAGATGCCCATCAGGAAGTCACTGATAGGGCTTTGAGAGATTGTCACGCAAgtaaagtttgttttattcatctGTTTCTCCATCTGTGTTCAGGTCCAAACTGGAGTAGTTCCTGAAAAGACAAACAAGTATATTTTGTATGTAATTCGTGTAAAATAAAATACAGTTACAATCGCTTGTGATGTATGAACCCTGATCAGAAAAGCTTGATTATCACATCTATGCATTTTTCCCCCCTTTCTTTAATCCAGAAAGTCATATTAGTCACTTTTACAAGGCCATGACTCATGAATG
It contains:
- the LOC120018871 gene encoding G-protein coupled receptor 4-like — protein: MEKQMNKTNFTCVTISQSPISDFLMGIYILAFILGLAFNLLTLGPIVQQVRSQNVLGVFLLNLSLSDILYILTMPLWINYYHQDHHWSLGSLSCSVAGFFYYSNMYLSIYLLCCISVDRCLAVTYPLRTKAFRSIRYAWVLCLVVCVAVMSAHGLVLFKDNLQDTHDDKDRCYETYPMPKPVVLFNLLRVGIGFLLPLLVLGLCYWRILGQVKQSEGLGEQVKRKVRLLSFGVMGIFSVCFAPYHLLLLTRSLAYYYMEEQRYCEFEEIMHFPFSCTLALSSLNSVVDPVLYVLVSNGVREDMRLCCCGNRKSQRERDSSVIAVTWKTHTNMI